In Bombus pascuorum chromosome 13, iyBomPasc1.1, whole genome shotgun sequence, a single genomic region encodes these proteins:
- the LOC132913408 gene encoding serine/threonine-protein kinase Nek5-like isoform X2, producing MSMNINDYIFETLLGQGSFGSVYLVRRKKDSKPFVVKEQILDDVNALPFKNISEEVKCLHTLRHTNIVAYYGAWIEDNHSYILMEYATRGTLKDLLENNETPLKEEDALYLFSQVVLGVHHIHFKKILHRDLKPENIMLTGSRGDIVKIGDFGVSKNFKELTKPSIICRAGSFCYMAPEMLTDQSYDFKCDIWSMGVILYEMVSKRHPFPAMSLTEIIKMVCEERPRPLPRGTSTSVVSLISKMLRKDPFCRPKIDQLILCPYLVSFIIRIYLNLGRVMSITNKNNGNFNPEIFLKFLKS from the exons atgtccatgaatataaatgattataTATTCGAAACATTGTTAGGACAGGGGTCTTTCGG ATCAGTTTACTTAGTACGACGAAAGAAAGATTCTAAACCATTCGTAGTTAAGGAACAAATTCTCGATGATGTAAACGCACTACCTTTTAAG AACATATCAGAAGAAGTGAAATGTTTGCATACTTTGAGACATACTAATATAGTTGCTTACTATGGAGCTTGGATAGAAGACAATCACAGTTACATTCTTATGGAATATGCAACGCGAGGCACTTTGAAAGATTTGTTAGAAAACAACGAGACACCGCTCAAAGAGGAA GATGCGCTGTATTTATTCTCCCAAGTCGTTCTTGGAGTTCACCACATCCATTTCAAAAAGATTCTTCACCGTGATTTGAAACCGGAAAATATCATGTTAACCGGAAGTCGCGGTGACATCGTAAAGATCGGAGATTTCGGCGTctcgaaaaattttaaaga ATTAACGAAACCATCAATTATATGTCGCGCTGGATCATTTTGTTACATGGCTCCAGAAATGCTAACGGACCAATCTTATGATTTCAAATGCGATATATGGAGCATGGGCGTCATTCTCTATGAAATGGTTTCAAAAAGACATCCTTTTCCCGCTATG AGTCTAACAGAAATCATTAAAATGGTTTGCGAAGAAAGACCACGACCTCTTCCCCGAGGGACATCAACGTCTGTTGTTAGCTTGATATCAAAAATGTTGAGAAAAGACCCATTTTGTCGGCCGAAAATAGATCAATTGATCCTCTGTCCTTACCTTGTATCTTTCATTATTcggatatatttaaatttaggaCGAGTTATGAGTATTACTAACAAgaataatggaaattttaatccagaaatatttctgaaatttttaaaatc GTAG
- the LOC132913401 gene encoding MAM and LDL-receptor class A domain-containing protein 1-like — MWLILLTCNCLYWLTCASSWIPLNPMLGEQIDLVGGENESFIPNWTKSMENDETKDVFDTFVTNDAFNSTPFPFNSIDRDHDLMDEVEHIEPRHWPVRPDILYTRTIIPPTTEMPLPRKPLNPPTLAQRNSSTQRYPPITPPLPTASIDEVFCDFGTFPAQTLCEWQNGDSVINWVAGTGMGTNWMGGPPSDYTTGTMEGGYAFLETSQLPQKDGKTKTLGGLLHSAQLGSTGVVGTCIMFKYSMDGLSVAGLRVLLHVGVDEYSIKKEQTEEITPENATIPSCKPLEIFDERVIWNAQYYTLGVWQQTQMLYTYPELHSLIIEGIPVDSTDPARLYRGYIAIDDIDLQPGTSCIGFCNFAGGFCDWANDAEDDFDWTISRGSGNPTTGPAMDSSTDQSTAGGYAYIDSSFPRRPGDRARLLSTSFPAPSADTPMCMHFWFHMFGSGIGSLKLFIRHFRSLDAALREIWSLNGNAGNTWFVAQITISSLDDFQLLFEASVGNTEMGDIAIDDISFTQGACPALPQVAVPTPRDCTFEVDECDWINSRDPDRVEWERVSIQVLNPRNQRKSYSNGYTVNRRNEYFLNLGRPRGGPRSSGGGTAQLVSREMKGSDEPLCVTFWYFMFESFIDSIGPSLGVLRVFIQTTEESSTESRSIWQLYSNQGPTWRYAQININERKNFNVVFEGTWGPNRASGSIGIDDIAFYTGNCSVKPPGASVRPGDCSFEKGLCGWENITSSENERTVTWQRAFLAHRPAQLLDKTFGATGDFVFFDIFTINKQSTDVRLRSPIIQTSPDEESVCFTFWFAAFGVEESTTLQVIKMNTDEEAGNDEENDEKQQPLWSLTAKGFNNPRPVWTAAQVTIDARASYRLILRGSASNGGFAIDDIKFQPQSCTIRPAAAQPVNNGN, encoded by the exons atgtGGTTGATTTTATTAACATGTAATTGCCTTTACTGGCTAACATGTGCTTCTTCATGGATTCCTTTAAATCCGATGCTTGGAGAACAAATAGATCTCGTTGGCGGTGAAAACGAAAGTTTCATTCCCAATTGGACCAAAAGTATGGAAAATGACGAGACGAAGGATGTTTTTGATACTTTTGTCACCAACGATGCTTTCAACTCGACGCCGTTTCCATTCAATTCCATTGATCGAGATCATGATCTTATGGACGAGGTAGAACATATCGAACCCAGGCATTGGCCAGTTAGACCAGATATTCTATATACTCGGACAATTATTCCTCCAACCACAGAGATGCCGTTGCCACGAAAGCCACTTAATCCGCCTACTCTTGCCCAAAGAAATTCATCGACGCAGAg GTATCCACCAATCACACCACCGCTACCTACAGCATCAATAGATGAAGTTTTTTGTGACTTTGGAACATTTCCAGCACAGACACTTTGTGAGTGGCAAAATGGTGATAGTGTAATAAACTGGGTAGCTGGAACTGGTATGGGTACCAATTGGATGGGTGGTCCCCCAAGTGATTATACCACTGGTACTATGGAAGGAGG ATATGCCTTCCTTGAAACATCACAATTGCCACAAAAGGATGGCAAAACAAAAACTCTAGGAGGACTGCTGCATAGTGCTCAACTAGGAAGTACAGGAGTTGTTGGAACTTGTATTATGTTTAAGTATAGCATGGATGGCCTCAGCGTCGCTGGTCTAAGAGTTCTACTTCATGTAGGTGTAGATGAATATTCTATTAAGAAAGAACAAACTGAAGAAATCACTCCAGAAAATGCGACTATACCGTCTTGCAAGCCACTGGAAATTTTTGACGAACGTGTCATTTGGAATGCTCAGTATTATACCCTGGGTGTTTGGCAGCAAACTCAAATGCTTTACACGTATCCTGAGTTACATTCG TTGATCATCGAAGGAATTCCTGTGGATTCTACTGATCCAGCCCGTCTATATAGGGGCTACATAGCCATAGACGACATAGATTTACAGCCAGGTACTTCATGTATCGGCTTCTGCAATTTTGCTGGTGGATTTTGTGATTGGGCTAATGACGCAGAGGATGATTTCGATTGGACAATT AGTCGTGGAAGTGGGAATCCTACAACTGGACCAGCAATGGATAGTTCGACAGACCAATCAACAGCTGGAGGATATGCATATATAGattcttcttttcctcgtCGACCAGGAGACAGAGCCAGGCTCCTTAGCACTAGCTTTCCCGCACCAAGTGCCGATACACCTATGTGTATGCACTTTTGGTTCCACATGTTTGGCTCTGGCATCGGTTCTTTAAAACTGTTCATTCGTCATTTTCGTAGTTTGGATGCAGCTCTTCGAGAAATTTGGAGTCTGAACGGAAACGCTGGAAATACGTGGTTCGTTGCTCAAATTACAATTAGCTCTCTGGATGATTTTCAACTCCTTTTCGAAGCATCTGTAGGTAACACTGAGATGGGAGATATTGCCATTGACGACATCTCTTTTACACAAGGTGCTTGTCCAG CTTTACCTCAAGTTGCCGTACCTACACCACGAGACTGCACCTTTGAAGTCGACGAATGTGACTGGATCAATTCTCGAGATCCTGATCGAGTGGAGTGGGAAAGAGTATCTATACAAGTGCTGAATCCCAGGAACCAACGAAAATCGTACAGCAATGGATATACAGTTAATCGAAGAAATGAGTATTTCCTTAATCTGGGACGTCCAAGAGGAGGACCTCGATCATCCGGAGGTGGAACAGCGCAACTCGTTAGTCGGGAAATGAAAGGCAGTGATGAGCCATTATGTGTTACCTTCTGGTACTTTATGTTTGAGTCTTTTATTGATTCTATTGGACCAAGCTTAG GTGTACTCCGTGTATTTATACAAACAACAGAAGAATCATCAACTGAATCAAGATCAATCTGGCAACTGTATAGTAACCAAGGACCCACATGGAGGTATGCACAGATCAATATAAACGAAAGGAAGAACTTCAACGTAGTTTTCGAGGGTACTTGGGGTCCCAATCGTGCTAGTGGCAGCATTGGCATTGACGATATTGCTTTCTATACTGGCAATTGTTCTG TGAAACCACCTGGTGCGTCTGTGAGACCAGGAGATTGTAGCTTTGAGAAAGGGTTATGTGGTTGGGAAAATATTACTTCTTCTGAGAACGAGCGTACAGTCACTTGGCAGCGTGCGTTTCTTGCTCATCGTCCAGCTCAGCTATTGGATAAAACTTTTGGGGCAACCGGAGACTTtgttttctttgatatttttactataaataaacaatccACAGATGTACGTTTACGATCTCCCATAATTCAAACATCACCCGACGAAGAATCGGTTTGTTTCACTTTTTGGTTCGCTGCCTTTGGTGTTGAGGAATCTACAACATTGCAAGTTATTAAAATGAATACCGACGAAGAAGCGGGCAATGATGAAGAGAATGATGAAAAACAACAACCT tTATGGTCATTAACAGCGAAAGGATTTAACAATCCTAGACCTGTATGGACTGCAGCACAGGTAACAATAGATGCACGTGCATCTTATCGTCTCATCTTAAGAGGAAGTGCTAGTAACGGAGGTTTTGCGATCGACGACATAAAGTTTCAACCTCAAAGTTGTACAA TTCGACCAGCTGCTGCTCAACCCGTtaataatggaaattaa
- the LOC132913402 gene encoding OTU domain-containing protein 5-B isoform X2, whose translation MTILSKKKTNASKDRREGGSTSEVDVHGVQNEHTSGSITLPNSPYQVRAANGFAVDLHGVQTDHGSGSIVLTGSSYESSVDRREDKHFEEGSGPSHGKRHRQRASPHSGCIGRNSRSKRDRERDRGRERDRERERERERQATPPTASSSGLQAADGSVIANNRMAIVGAAANIEHELANGYNSGDEYTGRTGNNLTLAEWQERDRWFEKRMRKMGFIVKKMGEDGACLFRAVADQVYGDQEMHGVVRKHCMDYIASNQEFFSHFVAEDFSTYVDRKRQEYVHGNHIEMQAMSEMYNRSIQLYCYSTEPINIFHTMVESDNEPIRLSYQRGSHYNSIVDPYKATIGVGLGLPSYNPGAADRQLISDAVRQSEELHIEQTMLEDKIKATDWEATNEAIEEQVARESYLQWLRDNEMRKARSASSSSTSTVTSAQHSHAHFHPHGGRGQQRSHTSSPTTTQTSQDNLRNSPKVNDSVRYNKRSPQHQSTQGSTMSHLASDFESKISQEPVPGSSKEAHASPDISLFNRLPPEVFGLTDWEDSDILSQVLATSQQEYLDSLKQSRSSASSGNDTNNILDSSNS comes from the exons ATGACCATTCtgtcgaagaagaagacgaacgCCTCGAAAGATAGACGAGAAGGAGGCAGCACTTCCGAAGTCGACGTTCACGGAGTGCAAAACGAGCATACCTCCGGATCCATCACACTGCCTAATAGCCCATATCAG GTACGTGCAGCGAACGGTTTCGCGGTCGATCTACACGGAGTTCAAACTGATCACGGATCTGGTTCTATCGTTCTTACAGGGAGCTCGTACGAG TCAAGTGTAGATCGTCGAGAAGATAAACATTTTGAAGAAGGAAGTGGTCCCAGTCATGGTAAACGCCACAGACAACGAGCAAGTCCGCATAG tgGTTGTATTGGAAGAAATTCACGTTCAAAACGcgatagagaaagagataggGGTCGAGAAAGAGacagggagagagaaagagaacgtgAAAGACAAGCTACACCTCCTACTGCATCTAGCAGTGGCTTACAAG CTGCAGATGGTAGTGTCATAGCCAATAATCGAATGGCTATTGTTGGGGCTGCTGCAAATATAGAACATGAATTAGCTAATGGATATAATAGTGGTGATGAATATACTGGCAGAACTGGAAATAATCTTACACTGGCTGAATGGCAAGAG cGAGATAGATGGTTTGAGAAACGAATGCGAAAAATGGGATTTATCGTCAAAAAGATGGGTGAGGATGGAGCATGTCTATTTAGAGCTGTTGCAGATCAAGTTTATGGTGATCAAGAAATGCATGGTGTAGTTCGGAAGCATTGCATGGATTATATT GCTTCCAATCAAGAATTTTTTTCTCACTTTGTAGCAGAAGATTTTAGCACATATGTAGATAGAAAGCGACAAGAATATGTACATGGAAATCATATAGAGATGCAAGCAATGTCTGAAATGTATAATCGTAGCATTCAATTATATTGCTACAGTACTG AaccaattaatattttccatacGATGGTCGAAAGTGATAATGAACCGATACGATTGTCTTATCAACGTGGTAGCCATTATAATAGCATAGTAGACCCATATAAAGCTACAATTGGTGTTGGTCTTGGCTTACCTTCATACAATCCTGGTGCCGCGGATCGACAACTTATATCAGATGCAGTCCGTCAAAGCGAAGAATTACATATTGAGCAG ACGATGctagaagataaaataaaagcaacTGACTGGGAAGCAACAAACGAAGCCATAGAAGAACAAGTTGCTAGGGAAAGTTATTTGCAATGGTTAAGGGATAATGAAATGCGAAAAGCT AGATCAGCGAGTAGCAGCAGTACAAGTACAGTAACAAGTGCGCAACACAGTCACGCTCATTTTCACCCACATGGAGGTCGTGGTCAGCAACGAAGCCACACTTCTTCTCCGACCACGACCCAAACTAGCCAAGATAATTTGCGTAATTCTCCAAAA GTAAATGATTCGGTAAGATACAATAAAAGGTCTCCGCAACACCAGTCAACACAAGGATCTACCATGTCTCACCTTGCCTCAGATTTTGAATCTAAAATCTCTCAGGAACCTGTACCAGGTAGTAGTAAAGAGGCTCATGCTTCACCAGATATCTCGTTATTCAATCGTCTTCCTCCCGAAGTATTTG GTTTGACTGATTGGGAAGACAGTGATATACTCTCGCAAGTTTTGGCTACATCACAGCAAGAATATTTAGACAGCTTGAAACAATCACGGAGTTCTGCCTCTTCTGGAAATGATACTAACAATATACTAGATTCCAGTAatagttaa
- the LOC132913402 gene encoding OTU domain-containing protein 5-B isoform X1, whose product MTILSKKKTNASKDRREGGSTSEVDVHGVQNEHTSGSITLPNSPYQVRAANGFAVDLHGVQTDHGSGSIVLTGSSYESSVDRREDKHFEEGSGPSHGKRHRQRASPHSGCIGRNSRSKRDRERDRGRERDRERERERERQATPPTASSSGLQAADGSVIANNRMAIVGAAANIEHELANGYNSGDEYTGRTGNNLTLAEWQERDRWFEKRMRKMGFIVKKMGEDGACLFRAVADQVYGDQEMHGVVRKHCMDYIASNQEFFSHFVAEDFSTYVDRKRQEYVHGNHIEMQAMSEMYNRSIQLYCYSTEPINIFHTMVESDNEPIRLSYQRGSHYNSIVDPYKATIGVGLGLPSYNPGAADRQLISDAVRQSEELHIEQNNYFCAQTMLEDKIKATDWEATNEAIEEQVARESYLQWLRDNEMRKARSASSSSTSTVTSAQHSHAHFHPHGGRGQQRSHTSSPTTTQTSQDNLRNSPKVNDSVRYNKRSPQHQSTQGSTMSHLASDFESKISQEPVPGSSKEAHASPDISLFNRLPPEVFGLTDWEDSDILSQVLATSQQEYLDSLKQSRSSASSGNDTNNILDSSNS is encoded by the exons ATGACCATTCtgtcgaagaagaagacgaacgCCTCGAAAGATAGACGAGAAGGAGGCAGCACTTCCGAAGTCGACGTTCACGGAGTGCAAAACGAGCATACCTCCGGATCCATCACACTGCCTAATAGCCCATATCAG GTACGTGCAGCGAACGGTTTCGCGGTCGATCTACACGGAGTTCAAACTGATCACGGATCTGGTTCTATCGTTCTTACAGGGAGCTCGTACGAG TCAAGTGTAGATCGTCGAGAAGATAAACATTTTGAAGAAGGAAGTGGTCCCAGTCATGGTAAACGCCACAGACAACGAGCAAGTCCGCATAG tgGTTGTATTGGAAGAAATTCACGTTCAAAACGcgatagagaaagagataggGGTCGAGAAAGAGacagggagagagaaagagaacgtgAAAGACAAGCTACACCTCCTACTGCATCTAGCAGTGGCTTACAAG CTGCAGATGGTAGTGTCATAGCCAATAATCGAATGGCTATTGTTGGGGCTGCTGCAAATATAGAACATGAATTAGCTAATGGATATAATAGTGGTGATGAATATACTGGCAGAACTGGAAATAATCTTACACTGGCTGAATGGCAAGAG cGAGATAGATGGTTTGAGAAACGAATGCGAAAAATGGGATTTATCGTCAAAAAGATGGGTGAGGATGGAGCATGTCTATTTAGAGCTGTTGCAGATCAAGTTTATGGTGATCAAGAAATGCATGGTGTAGTTCGGAAGCATTGCATGGATTATATT GCTTCCAATCAAGAATTTTTTTCTCACTTTGTAGCAGAAGATTTTAGCACATATGTAGATAGAAAGCGACAAGAATATGTACATGGAAATCATATAGAGATGCAAGCAATGTCTGAAATGTATAATCGTAGCATTCAATTATATTGCTACAGTACTG AaccaattaatattttccatacGATGGTCGAAAGTGATAATGAACCGATACGATTGTCTTATCAACGTGGTAGCCATTATAATAGCATAGTAGACCCATATAAAGCTACAATTGGTGTTGGTCTTGGCTTACCTTCATACAATCCTGGTGCCGCGGATCGACAACTTATATCAGATGCAGTCCGTCAAAGCGAAGAATTACATATTGAGCAG aacaattatttttgtgCACAGACGATGctagaagataaaataaaagcaacTGACTGGGAAGCAACAAACGAAGCCATAGAAGAACAAGTTGCTAGGGAAAGTTATTTGCAATGGTTAAGGGATAATGAAATGCGAAAAGCT AGATCAGCGAGTAGCAGCAGTACAAGTACAGTAACAAGTGCGCAACACAGTCACGCTCATTTTCACCCACATGGAGGTCGTGGTCAGCAACGAAGCCACACTTCTTCTCCGACCACGACCCAAACTAGCCAAGATAATTTGCGTAATTCTCCAAAA GTAAATGATTCGGTAAGATACAATAAAAGGTCTCCGCAACACCAGTCAACACAAGGATCTACCATGTCTCACCTTGCCTCAGATTTTGAATCTAAAATCTCTCAGGAACCTGTACCAGGTAGTAGTAAAGAGGCTCATGCTTCACCAGATATCTCGTTATTCAATCGTCTTCCTCCCGAAGTATTTG GTTTGACTGATTGGGAAGACAGTGATATACTCTCGCAAGTTTTGGCTACATCACAGCAAGAATATTTAGACAGCTTGAAACAATCACGGAGTTCTGCCTCTTCTGGAAATGATACTAACAATATACTAGATTCCAGTAatagttaa
- the LOC132913408 gene encoding serine/threonine-protein kinase Nek5-like isoform X1, which translates to MSMNINDYIFETLLGQGSFGSVYLVRRKKDSKPFVVKEQILDDVNALPFKNISEEVKCLHTLRHTNIVAYYGAWIEDNHSYILMEYATRGTLKDLLENNETPLKEEDALYLFSQVVLGVHHIHFKKILHRDLKPENIMLTGSRGDIVKIGDFGVSKNFKELTKPSIICRAGSFCYMAPEMLTDQSYDFKCDIWSMGVILYEMVSKRHPFPAMSLTEIIKMVCEERPRPLPRGTSTSVVSLISKMLRKDPFCRPKIDQLILCPYLVSFIIRIYLNLGRVMSITNKNNGNFNPEIFLKFLKSQFNGIVQGTVIELGLSVLGSKA; encoded by the exons atgtccatgaatataaatgattataTATTCGAAACATTGTTAGGACAGGGGTCTTTCGG ATCAGTTTACTTAGTACGACGAAAGAAAGATTCTAAACCATTCGTAGTTAAGGAACAAATTCTCGATGATGTAAACGCACTACCTTTTAAG AACATATCAGAAGAAGTGAAATGTTTGCATACTTTGAGACATACTAATATAGTTGCTTACTATGGAGCTTGGATAGAAGACAATCACAGTTACATTCTTATGGAATATGCAACGCGAGGCACTTTGAAAGATTTGTTAGAAAACAACGAGACACCGCTCAAAGAGGAA GATGCGCTGTATTTATTCTCCCAAGTCGTTCTTGGAGTTCACCACATCCATTTCAAAAAGATTCTTCACCGTGATTTGAAACCGGAAAATATCATGTTAACCGGAAGTCGCGGTGACATCGTAAAGATCGGAGATTTCGGCGTctcgaaaaattttaaaga ATTAACGAAACCATCAATTATATGTCGCGCTGGATCATTTTGTTACATGGCTCCAGAAATGCTAACGGACCAATCTTATGATTTCAAATGCGATATATGGAGCATGGGCGTCATTCTCTATGAAATGGTTTCAAAAAGACATCCTTTTCCCGCTATG AGTCTAACAGAAATCATTAAAATGGTTTGCGAAGAAAGACCACGACCTCTTCCCCGAGGGACATCAACGTCTGTTGTTAGCTTGATATCAAAAATGTTGAGAAAAGACCCATTTTGTCGGCCGAAAATAGATCAATTGATCCTCTGTCCTTACCTTGTATCTTTCATTATTcggatatatttaaatttaggaCGAGTTATGAGTATTACTAACAAgaataatggaaattttaatccagaaatatttctgaaatttttaaaatc TCAGTTTAATGGAATTGTACAGGGAACGGTTATCGAACTCGGGCTTTCTGTACTAGGATCAAAAGCGTAA
- the LOC132913402 gene encoding OTU domain-containing protein 5-B isoform X3, translating to MTILSKKKTNASKDRREGGSTSEVDVHGVQNEHTSGSITLPNSPYQVRAANGFAVDLHGVQTDHGSGSIVLTGSSYESSVDRREDKHFEEGSGPSHGKRHRQRASPHSGCIGRNSRSKRDRERDRGRERDRERERERERQATPPTASSSGLQAADGSVIANNRMAIVGAAANIEHELANGYNSGDEYTGRTGNNLTLAEWQERDRWFEKRMRKMGFIVKKMGEDGACLFRAVADQVYGDQEMHGVVRKHCMDYIASNQEFFSHFVAEDFSTYVDRKRQEYVHGNHIEMQAMSEMYNRSIQLYCYSTEPINIFHTMVESDNEPIRLSYQRGSHYNSIVDPYKATIGVGLGLPSYNPGAADRQLISDAVRQSEELHIEQNNYFCAQTMLEDKIKATDWEATNEAIEEQVARESYLQWLRDNEMRKAVNDSVRYNKRSPQHQSTQGSTMSHLASDFESKISQEPVPGSSKEAHASPDISLFNRLPPEVFGLTDWEDSDILSQVLATSQQEYLDSLKQSRSSASSGNDTNNILDSSNS from the exons ATGACCATTCtgtcgaagaagaagacgaacgCCTCGAAAGATAGACGAGAAGGAGGCAGCACTTCCGAAGTCGACGTTCACGGAGTGCAAAACGAGCATACCTCCGGATCCATCACACTGCCTAATAGCCCATATCAG GTACGTGCAGCGAACGGTTTCGCGGTCGATCTACACGGAGTTCAAACTGATCACGGATCTGGTTCTATCGTTCTTACAGGGAGCTCGTACGAG TCAAGTGTAGATCGTCGAGAAGATAAACATTTTGAAGAAGGAAGTGGTCCCAGTCATGGTAAACGCCACAGACAACGAGCAAGTCCGCATAG tgGTTGTATTGGAAGAAATTCACGTTCAAAACGcgatagagaaagagataggGGTCGAGAAAGAGacagggagagagaaagagaacgtgAAAGACAAGCTACACCTCCTACTGCATCTAGCAGTGGCTTACAAG CTGCAGATGGTAGTGTCATAGCCAATAATCGAATGGCTATTGTTGGGGCTGCTGCAAATATAGAACATGAATTAGCTAATGGATATAATAGTGGTGATGAATATACTGGCAGAACTGGAAATAATCTTACACTGGCTGAATGGCAAGAG cGAGATAGATGGTTTGAGAAACGAATGCGAAAAATGGGATTTATCGTCAAAAAGATGGGTGAGGATGGAGCATGTCTATTTAGAGCTGTTGCAGATCAAGTTTATGGTGATCAAGAAATGCATGGTGTAGTTCGGAAGCATTGCATGGATTATATT GCTTCCAATCAAGAATTTTTTTCTCACTTTGTAGCAGAAGATTTTAGCACATATGTAGATAGAAAGCGACAAGAATATGTACATGGAAATCATATAGAGATGCAAGCAATGTCTGAAATGTATAATCGTAGCATTCAATTATATTGCTACAGTACTG AaccaattaatattttccatacGATGGTCGAAAGTGATAATGAACCGATACGATTGTCTTATCAACGTGGTAGCCATTATAATAGCATAGTAGACCCATATAAAGCTACAATTGGTGTTGGTCTTGGCTTACCTTCATACAATCCTGGTGCCGCGGATCGACAACTTATATCAGATGCAGTCCGTCAAAGCGAAGAATTACATATTGAGCAG aacaattatttttgtgCACAGACGATGctagaagataaaataaaagcaacTGACTGGGAAGCAACAAACGAAGCCATAGAAGAACAAGTTGCTAGGGAAAGTTATTTGCAATGGTTAAGGGATAATGAAATGCGAAAAGCT GTAAATGATTCGGTAAGATACAATAAAAGGTCTCCGCAACACCAGTCAACACAAGGATCTACCATGTCTCACCTTGCCTCAGATTTTGAATCTAAAATCTCTCAGGAACCTGTACCAGGTAGTAGTAAAGAGGCTCATGCTTCACCAGATATCTCGTTATTCAATCGTCTTCCTCCCGAAGTATTTG GTTTGACTGATTGGGAAGACAGTGATATACTCTCGCAAGTTTTGGCTACATCACAGCAAGAATATTTAGACAGCTTGAAACAATCACGGAGTTCTGCCTCTTCTGGAAATGATACTAACAATATACTAGATTCCAGTAatagttaa